The Methylomusa anaerophila genome has a segment encoding these proteins:
- a CDS encoding type IV toxin-antitoxin system AbiEi family antitoxin domain-containing protein produces MRSFIFVRAVADMTYIEQIVNIAKEHNGMVTATQVTEARIPRRCLTEGVKKNRLFKVDRGVYVLPDIWEDEMLIFQYKYPKGIFSFGTALYLHGLTDRTPLRYTMTFPQGYNISAAQKNGVDAKIVTEQHYPLGVMEMNSPSKNKIKVYDQERTLCDIVRGKNAVDVQVVNAAMKSYIKSREKNIDKLYRYAEKLRVKTKIAQYMEVLL; encoded by the coding sequence ATGAGAAGTTTCATTTTTGTACGGGCGGTGGCGGATATGACCTATATCGAACAAATTGTTAATATAGCCAAGGAGCATAACGGGATGGTAACCGCAACGCAAGTTACGGAAGCTCGCATACCAAGACGCTGCTTGACGGAAGGCGTAAAGAAAAACCGGTTATTCAAAGTAGACCGCGGGGTTTATGTCCTGCCGGACATATGGGAAGATGAGATGCTCATTTTTCAGTATAAATACCCCAAAGGCATTTTTTCTTTTGGCACAGCGCTCTATTTACACGGCTTAACCGATAGAACGCCACTTCGCTATACCATGACATTTCCCCAGGGCTATAATATATCTGCCGCCCAAAAAAACGGCGTAGATGCGAAAATTGTGACCGAACAGCATTATCCATTGGGCGTAATGGAAATGAACTCACCCTCTAAGAATAAAATTAAGGTTTACGATCAGGAGCGTACCTTATGCGATATTGTGAGAGGAAAAAATGCCGTTGATGTGCAAGTGGTGAATGCGGCCATGAAAAGCTATATTAAATCCAGGGAGAAAAACATCGACAAGCTCTATCGCTATGCGGAGAAGTTAAGAGTAAAAACCAAGATCGCGCAGTATATGGAGGTGCTGTTGTGA
- a CDS encoding nucleotidyl transferase AbiEii/AbiGii toxin family protein: MQLKDLIKKEAKAKKLTAQLVMQNYMLERLLERISLSQYRSNFILKGGFLIAAIVGLDTRATMDLDTTIKGLALTEESLRAIFEEIGSIPVDDDVSFEIVSLTEIREGDVYPGLRVGLKAKYPPLDVPLSVDVTTDDKITPREVAYTFRLMFDDRTINILAYNLETVLAEKIETVLSRSIANTRPRDFYDIYILYTLRRGECNLSVLKEALANTTERRGSQHILQEHETILDAIQSSDTLQGFWNKYQQEFNYAQGIAFGDTLSCIREMIKGIYK; the protein is encoded by the coding sequence ATGCAGCTAAAGGATTTAATCAAAAAAGAGGCGAAAGCAAAGAAGCTTACCGCGCAGCTTGTCATGCAGAACTATATGCTGGAGCGGTTGCTGGAACGCATATCCTTATCTCAATACCGTTCCAATTTCATATTAAAGGGCGGCTTCTTAATCGCCGCGATTGTCGGGCTGGATACGCGGGCCACCATGGATTTGGATACGACGATCAAGGGTTTGGCGTTGACGGAAGAATCCTTGCGGGCCATTTTTGAGGAAATTGGGAGCATTCCGGTGGATGATGATGTTTCGTTTGAGATTGTCAGCTTGACTGAAATCAGGGAAGGCGATGTGTATCCAGGCCTTCGCGTGGGGTTAAAGGCGAAATACCCGCCCCTGGATGTTCCCTTATCCGTGGATGTTACGACCGATGATAAAATCACGCCGCGTGAAGTGGCATATACCTTCCGGCTCATGTTTGATGATCGTACTATCAACATTTTAGCCTACAATCTAGAAACGGTGTTGGCTGAAAAGATAGAAACCGTGCTTTCACGCAGTATTGCCAATACCAGACCGAGAGATTTTTATGATATTTACATTCTTTATACCTTAAGAAGAGGGGAATGCAATCTCAGCGTATTGAAAGAAGCATTGGCGAACACAACGGAAAGACGGGGCAGCCAGCATATTTTACAAGAACACGAGACGATTTTAGACGCCATTCAAAGCAGTGACACTTTGCAGGGATTTTGGAATAAATATCAACAGGAATTTAACTATGCGCAAGGCATTGCGTTTGGCGACACGTTAAGTTGTATTCGGGAAATGATAAAAGGCATTTATAAATAA
- a CDS encoding TrbC/VirB2 family protein, protein MNVIKNRKKKAGRSSRYVILTAIAAGIFLLHGTGMATDAGSMQLPYRTALATMYRELTGTVPLIGGTIAIAVGGAMYMLGEGQMTRTAMRICIGTGIALLAPQVVQVFAPDVSAGVLF, encoded by the coding sequence GTGAACGTAATCAAGAACCGAAAGAAAAAAGCAGGAAGGAGCAGCCGGTATGTAATCTTGACGGCAATAGCGGCGGGGATTTTTCTTTTGCACGGTACAGGCATGGCAACCGATGCGGGCAGTATGCAACTGCCGTATAGAACCGCACTGGCCACAATGTATAGGGAACTTACGGGAACGGTTCCGCTGATTGGCGGGACGATTGCCATCGCGGTTGGCGGCGCCATGTACATGCTGGGCGAAGGACAAATGACGCGCACGGCCATGCGTATTTGCATCGGCACAGGCATTGCCCTGCTGGCGCCGCAGGTCGTCCAGGTCTTTGCGCCGGATGTGTCGGCCGGAGTTTTATTTTGA
- a CDS encoding VirB3 family type IV secretion system protein: protein MAQRAEGGTLAVQPLFRALTGQLLVAGAPRGMIVLNMCLASIFLMALHIPWIVPVNLLIHLSAVYLTQKDEQFFDVLRRYLHKKAYYGI, encoded by the coding sequence ATGGCGCAGAGAGCGGAGGGAGGGACGCTGGCTGTCCAGCCGCTGTTTCGCGCCCTCACCGGCCAACTACTGGTTGCCGGAGCGCCGCGCGGCATGATCGTTCTCAATATGTGCCTGGCTAGCATTTTTCTCATGGCGCTGCATATTCCCTGGATTGTGCCGGTCAATCTCTTAATTCACCTGTCTGCGGTCTATCTGACCCAAAAAGATGAGCAATTCTTTGATGTTTTACGGCGTTATCTGCACAAAAAAGCTTACTACGGGATATGA
- a CDS encoding TraG/VirB4 family ATPase, with translation MIQLKKYREKRVLLQDVMPFGRILHLENGAGLCVLKDGAFLASLRYRGPDLDSAIEETLAWMTGQMNSLLLTLGTGWVLYAEAQRAPSISYDRDVCFPDPVTQAIDEERRKNFQSGQHYENCYYLSLYWLPPADTISKLKNFFVEEAEKTAVPANAAEYIEDYTKQLAVLFAACSAVGMPETEWLGPDALLSYLYSTISLKQAPLKLPKNPVLLDGLLYDTPLYGGMEPRLGEKHLAVVSPIKYPEHSSFGMLNILNTLPFSYRFITRYYFLDKQDALAEIGTFARGWRSKVKPFTATLKELLTGFAGNEVNENAVEKVEEIRSMEQLIEADTVGCGYYSAMLLLADQDKIRLQKCAEEIVQLFTNMEQGAITAKIEGLNTLEAYFGSIPGNVYYGIRRPLLSTGNLIHLLPITDIWAGKKRNDHLKAPVLLYTKTGENTSFRLNLHVGDVGHTMLIGPTGAGKSVHLNLIAAQFRKYKDARIFIFDKGGSSRILTEAVGGNFFDLGNETELSFQPLRQIDNEKERMWAAEWIYDFLRQENVTITPETKKHTWTALSSMAVLPEGYRTISTLRTTVQDKMLKDALVPLTLEGAYGKMFDSAEERLAFSSWQTFEMETLMNTPAILSPALMYIFHRIEQVLDGKPTLIDLDECWIFFDNPTFAAKIREWLKVLRKSNAAVIFATQSLADIVDSPIFPTILESCPSRIFLPNKNAFEERSKKMYRAFGLNDRQLQILTQATPKKEYYYVSELGCRLYDLDLEPEALAYCAVNKQDLIVCKQLLAEHGKANFVKQWRAYKRLA, from the coding sequence ATGATTCAATTGAAAAAGTACCGGGAAAAGCGGGTGCTGTTACAGGACGTCATGCCGTTTGGGCGCATCCTGCATTTGGAGAACGGCGCCGGGTTATGCGTATTGAAGGATGGCGCCTTTCTTGCTTCCTTGCGCTATCGCGGCCCCGATCTAGACAGTGCAATCGAAGAGACGCTGGCCTGGATGACCGGGCAGATGAACAGCCTGTTATTAACACTGGGCACCGGCTGGGTGCTGTATGCCGAAGCCCAGCGTGCGCCTTCGATCAGCTACGACCGGGATGTGTGTTTTCCGGACCCAGTAACACAAGCGATTGACGAGGAACGGCGGAAAAATTTTCAGAGCGGGCAGCACTATGAAAATTGCTACTATCTCTCGCTGTATTGGCTGCCGCCGGCCGATACGATCAGCAAGCTTAAGAATTTCTTTGTCGAGGAGGCGGAAAAGACGGCAGTGCCTGCCAATGCCGCGGAATATATCGAGGACTATACCAAACAACTGGCTGTTCTGTTTGCGGCGTGTTCCGCTGTCGGTATGCCGGAAACCGAATGGCTGGGGCCGGATGCCCTTCTGTCTTATCTGTATTCGACCATATCCCTGAAACAGGCGCCACTCAAGCTGCCGAAAAATCCGGTACTGCTGGATGGACTGCTTTATGACACGCCGTTGTACGGCGGCATGGAACCGCGCCTGGGCGAAAAGCATTTAGCGGTCGTGTCGCCGATAAAATATCCGGAGCACAGCAGCTTTGGCATGCTTAATATTTTAAATACGCTGCCATTTTCCTACCGGTTTATCACGCGCTACTATTTTCTGGATAAACAGGATGCGCTTGCGGAAATAGGGACGTTTGCCCGTGGCTGGCGGTCGAAGGTAAAGCCGTTTACGGCCACGCTCAAAGAGCTGCTTACCGGTTTTGCCGGCAACGAGGTCAATGAGAACGCGGTGGAAAAGGTTGAGGAAATCCGTTCCATGGAGCAGTTAATCGAAGCCGATACCGTAGGCTGCGGCTATTACTCCGCCATGCTGCTCCTGGCCGACCAGGACAAAATTCGTTTGCAAAAATGCGCCGAAGAAATTGTGCAGCTGTTTACGAATATGGAGCAGGGAGCAATAACCGCCAAAATAGAAGGGCTGAACACCTTGGAAGCCTATTTCGGCAGCATTCCGGGCAACGTGTATTATGGAATCCGCCGGCCCTTGCTGTCAACGGGAAATTTAATTCACCTGCTGCCGATTACGGATATTTGGGCCGGGAAAAAACGCAATGACCATTTGAAAGCTCCCGTTTTGCTCTACACGAAAACAGGTGAAAATACATCCTTTCGCTTGAACCTTCATGTCGGCGATGTCGGGCATACGATGCTTATCGGACCGACCGGCGCGGGTAAATCGGTGCACCTCAATCTGATTGCCGCCCAGTTTCGCAAATATAAGGATGCCCGGATTTTTATTTTTGACAAGGGCGGCTCCAGCCGGATCTTAACAGAGGCTGTCGGCGGCAATTTCTTTGACCTTGGCAATGAAACGGAGCTTTCGTTTCAACCGCTCAGGCAGATTGACAACGAGAAAGAGCGCATGTGGGCGGCTGAATGGATTTATGACTTTTTGCGGCAGGAGAATGTAACGATTACGCCCGAGACCAAGAAACATACCTGGACGGCCTTATCGTCCATGGCGGTGCTGCCGGAAGGCTATCGCACAATATCAACATTGAGAACTACCGTGCAGGATAAAATGCTGAAAGATGCTCTGGTCCCCTTAACGCTTGAGGGCGCCTACGGAAAAATGTTTGATTCGGCGGAAGAAAGGCTTGCCTTTTCCAGCTGGCAGACCTTTGAAATGGAAACGCTGATGAATACGCCGGCGATTCTCTCACCGGCGCTGATGTATATTTTTCATCGCATTGAGCAGGTCCTGGATGGAAAGCCGACATTGATTGACTTAGATGAATGCTGGATATTCTTTGACAATCCAACCTTTGCGGCCAAAATCCGGGAATGGCTTAAGGTTTTGCGTAAAAGCAACGCCGCCGTTATTTTCGCGACGCAATCCTTAGCGGATATCGTGGATTCACCAATATTTCCTACCATTCTTGAATCCTGTCCGTCGCGGATATTCCTGCCGAATAAAAACGCGTTTGAGGAACGCTCGAAAAAAATGTACCGGGCTTTTGGCTTAAACGATCGGCAACTGCAAATTCTTACGCAGGCAACGCCCAAGAAAGAATATTATTATGTATCGGAACTTGGCTGCCGCCTTTATGATCTGGACCTGGAACCGGAAGCCCTGGCGTATTGCGCGGTCAATAAGCAGGACTTAATTGTCTGCAAGCAGCTTTTAGCCGAACATGGCAAGGCAAATTTCGTGAAACAATGGAGAGCTTATAAACGATTAGCGTAA